One segment of Stomatobaculum sp. F0698 DNA contains the following:
- a CDS encoding DNA-3-methyladenine glycosylase family protein, giving the protein MREFRTIELREALSLRKIADSGQCFRPGEIGDGVFRFISGNEVLELRQCGDCAVEVSCDAETWERVWLPYFDLERDYSAIQQDIFESGDALLAEATVHGDGIRVLRQEPFEMLVSFVLSQRKSIPAIRTAVRMLAETYGEATKAPSGETVFLFPKPEALAGSSEQSLRDLGLGYRAPYVLDAARRVADGKLDLAALRERPDEELFAELQSVHGVGKKVANCVMLFGYGRTERVPSDVWMQRIVSEGYRGVDPLVTRKHAGILQQYLFYYALTHKERFIPRKERGQEK; this is encoded by the coding sequence GTGCGGGAGTTTCGTACCATAGAACTCAGGGAAGCGCTGAGTTTACGGAAGATAGCGGACAGCGGCCAGTGCTTTCGCCCCGGTGAAATCGGGGACGGCGTGTTTCGCTTTATCTCGGGAAACGAGGTGCTGGAGCTAAGGCAGTGCGGCGACTGCGCCGTGGAGGTCTCTTGCGACGCGGAAACCTGGGAGAGGGTCTGGCTTCCCTACTTTGACCTGGAGCGCGACTACAGCGCCATACAGCAAGATATCTTCGAGAGCGGGGATGCCTTGCTCGCGGAGGCGACGGTTCACGGCGACGGCATACGGGTACTCCGTCAGGAGCCCTTTGAGATGCTGGTTTCCTTTGTGCTCTCGCAGCGAAAATCCATTCCGGCCATACGGACCGCGGTTCGCATGCTGGCCGAGACCTACGGCGAGGCGACAAAGGCACCTTCGGGAGAGACGGTCTTTCTCTTTCCGAAGCCGGAGGCGCTCGCGGGGAGCTCGGAGCAAAGCCTGCGGGATTTGGGACTCGGCTACCGCGCGCCCTATGTGCTGGATGCGGCGCGCCGCGTGGCGGACGGGAAGCTTGATCTCGCCGCGCTTCGCGAACGGCCGGATGAGGAACTCTTTGCGGAACTGCAGAGCGTACACGGCGTCGGGAAGAAGGTCGCGAACTGCGTGATGCTCTTTGGCTACGGCAGAACGGAGCGCGTCCCCTCGGACGTCTGGATGCAGCGCATTGTGAGCGAAGGCTACCGGGGAGTGGACCCCTTGGTTACGCGGAAGCACGCGGGTATTTTACAACAGTACCTATTTTATTATGCGCTCACCCACAAGGAACGCTTTATTCCCCGTAAGGAGCGGGGACAAGAAAAGTAA
- a CDS encoding GNAT family N-acetyltransferase, whose protein sequence is MRHELKRKQTADTDCTKRIRVEKLNLPALRKLFETRMQEDFPEVELKPFPKMQELYETGHYLPLAIRDNSKNHDLLAYALFAREKAEEGHHYLLDYFAVKESERGSGIGTDFLREMEAHIDDAETILGEIEDPDHAADDEEEAVRLRRRAFYLRNGVRETRVRAEVCGMNYRILEAGGATPHSAAEIRHILDRFYRRFFPEKMYREEVNVHIA, encoded by the coding sequence ATGCGACACGAACTGAAACGAAAACAGACGGCGGACACAGACTGTACCAAGCGGATCCGAGTGGAAAAACTCAACCTGCCCGCACTGCGGAAGCTCTTTGAGACAAGAATGCAGGAAGATTTTCCGGAGGTAGAATTAAAGCCCTTCCCGAAGATGCAGGAACTCTACGAGACAGGGCATTATCTGCCGCTCGCGATCCGCGACAACAGCAAGAATCACGATCTCCTCGCCTATGCGCTCTTTGCGCGGGAAAAGGCGGAGGAGGGACACCACTATCTGCTCGACTACTTTGCCGTCAAGGAATCGGAGCGCGGCAGCGGAATCGGGACCGACTTTTTGCGGGAGATGGAGGCACACATCGACGACGCCGAGACCATACTCGGCGAGATTGAGGATCCGGATCACGCCGCGGACGATGAAGAGGAGGCCGTGCGCCTTCGCCGCCGCGCGTTTTATCTAAGGAACGGCGTCCGTGAGACCCGTGTGCGCGCGGAGGTCTGCGGCATGAATTACCGCATCCTCGAGGCAGGCGGCGCAACGCCGCACTCCGCCGCAGAAATTCGGCACATTTTGGATCGCTTCTATCGCCGCTTCTTCCCCGAGAAGATGTACCGCGAGGAAGTGAACGTTCACATCGCCTGA
- a CDS encoding sulfite exporter TauE/SafE family protein has product MNSTTFLIVCPLVFLAGFVDAIGGGGGLISLPAYLFAGIPVHTAIGTNKFSAVFGTTLATGRFAKQGMIEKRLALPAVAAAFVGASIGARLSLRMPERMTLIILLCILPFVAFLVLNKKLLRDRSPEEEQITGRTYATAAASAFLVGIYDGLYGPGTGTFLIVLLNVWSRLGLKSANGQAKAINLATNLSSLIVFLMHGTVLIPLGLSAAVCNMIGAYLGAGLALKQGSKAIRPVLLLVLVLLFVKIISQLLVQ; this is encoded by the coding sequence ATGAATAGCACAACTTTTTTGATTGTATGCCCGCTGGTTTTTCTGGCGGGCTTTGTAGACGCCATCGGCGGCGGGGGCGGTCTGATTTCCCTGCCGGCCTATCTCTTTGCGGGGATTCCGGTGCACACGGCCATCGGCACCAACAAGTTTTCGGCGGTTTTCGGGACCACGCTCGCAACCGGCCGTTTTGCGAAGCAGGGCATGATTGAAAAGCGCCTTGCGCTTCCTGCGGTCGCGGCGGCCTTTGTGGGCGCTTCGATCGGCGCGCGGCTTTCCCTCCGTATGCCGGAGCGGATGACTTTGATTATCCTTCTTTGCATCCTGCCCTTTGTCGCCTTTCTGGTTCTGAATAAAAAGCTGCTTCGCGACAGGAGCCCGGAGGAAGAGCAAATCACGGGGCGTACCTATGCGACCGCAGCGGCCTCGGCCTTTCTGGTCGGCATTTACGACGGACTCTACGGGCCGGGAACGGGCACCTTTTTGATTGTGCTCTTAAATGTCTGGTCTCGCCTCGGCTTAAAGAGCGCAAACGGGCAGGCAAAGGCCATTAATCTCGCGACCAATCTGAGTTCACTCATCGTCTTTCTGATGCACGGCACTGTCTTAATCCCGCTCGGCCTGAGCGCGGCGGTCTGCAATATGATAGGCGCCTACCTCGGTGCGGGGCTTGCGTTAAAGCAGGGGAGCAAGGCCATACGCCCTGTCCTCTTGCTCGTGCTGGTTCTGCTCTTTGTCAAGATTATTTCCCAACTGCTCGTACAGTGA
- a CDS encoding AraC family transcriptional regulator, with the protein MESRDYIIQYKQDDQWRMHRLHYHEGIELMLVLTDGGDFFMDRKMYPLKKNTLFILNANTLHRDENGADGSVFKRYVLHILPTLLDQLSTPQTDFAEALKNSGACILLNEEDSKRLARLFEKLRISMPPSFGTDILERITLYEILLLVCSRIRSTKKEHGTSNQDYNRVQPILDYLRKNCTDHLSLDELADHFMLSKHYLCHIFKKGTGFSVMEYVIQLRIITAQQLLRQGANVQEASEKSGFQTYSHFIRTFNSYVGVSPKKYAKLYRQGDRYAVNAEIHGIRKMRATMPD; encoded by the coding sequence ATGGAATCCAGAGATTACATTATTCAATACAAACAGGATGATCAGTGGCGCATGCACCGCCTGCACTACCACGAGGGCATTGAACTCATGCTGGTGCTGACGGATGGCGGCGACTTCTTCATGGACAGAAAGATGTACCCCCTGAAGAAAAACACGCTCTTCATCCTAAACGCCAACACCCTGCACCGTGACGAGAACGGCGCGGACGGCTCTGTCTTTAAGCGCTATGTGTTGCACATCCTGCCCACGCTGCTCGACCAGCTCTCAACCCCGCAGACCGACTTTGCCGAAGCGCTGAAAAACAGCGGGGCCTGCATACTCTTAAACGAGGAGGACAGCAAACGTCTGGCACGCCTCTTCGAAAAGTTGCGCATCAGCATGCCGCCCTCCTTCGGCACGGACATCTTGGAGCGCATCACGCTCTACGAGATACTGCTCCTGGTCTGCAGCCGCATTCGTTCTACGAAAAAGGAGCACGGCACCTCGAACCAGGACTATAACCGCGTGCAGCCGATACTCGACTATCTCCGGAAGAACTGCACCGATCACCTGTCGCTCGATGAACTCGCAGATCACTTCATGCTGAGCAAGCACTATCTCTGCCACATCTTTAAAAAGGGCACGGGCTTCTCTGTCATGGAGTATGTGATTCAGCTTCGCATCATCACCGCCCAGCAACTTCTGCGCCAGGGCGCAAATGTCCAAGAAGCGAGCGAAAAGTCCGGTTTCCAGACCTACTCCCACTTCATACGGACTTTCAACAGCTATGTCGGCGTCTCGCCGAAGAAATACGCAAAGCTCTACCGCCAGGGCGACCGCTACGCGGTCAATGCCGAAATCCACGGCATACGCAAAATGCGCGCCACCATGCCGGACTGA
- a CDS encoding OadG family protein, which translates to MWTSTSMAVPESVLLSVMGLGVVMVTLITLALVILLFSKVMGSGAAATAQSAPRPIPDPPGISDEICSMILAVICEELHASPEEINVTSIKELK; encoded by the coding sequence ATGTGGACAAGCACATCCATGGCTGTTCCTGAGAGCGTACTTCTGTCCGTCATGGGACTCGGTGTGGTTATGGTCACGCTGATTACGCTCGCGCTTGTGATCCTTCTGTTCTCGAAGGTTATGGGATCCGGGGCGGCAGCGACAGCGCAGTCGGCTCCGAGACCGATTCCGGATCCGCCGGGCATCAGCGACGAGATTTGCTCCATGATACTCGCGGTCATCTGCGAGGAGCTTCATGCGTCGCCGGAAGAAATCAACGTCACCAGCATCAAAGAATTAAAGTAA
- a CDS encoding biotin/lipoyl-containing protein, with translation MKYVVTMNGKRYEVEVERMSAFHMLTREEIASGVSTPVQPVAAPAPKAAAPAPAAAAPAPAAAAPAPAASPAPAAAPAAKAAPGGTSVTSPMPGAVLGVKVNVGDKVSAGQTMFVLEAMKMENEIVAPVDGTVASINVKTGDTVDTDQVMGTLN, from the coding sequence ATGAAGTATGTTGTTACCATGAACGGCAAGAGATACGAAGTCGAAGTGGAGCGCATGTCCGCATTCCACATGCTCACCCGCGAGGAGATCGCTTCCGGCGTCTCGACCCCGGTTCAGCCGGTTGCAGCGCCCGCTCCGAAGGCGGCAGCTCCGGCTCCGGCAGCAGCAGCTCCGGCTCCGGCGGCAGCAGCACCCGCTCCGGCAGCAAGCCCGGCTCCGGCAGCAGCTCCGGCAGCAAAGGCAGCGCCCGGCGGCACGTCCGTAACCAGCCCGATGCCCGGCGCAGTGCTCGGCGTCAAGGTGAATGTCGGCGACAAGGTCAGCGCAGGCCAGACCATGTTCGTGCTTGAGGCAATGAAGATGGAGAATGAGATTGTGGCACCGGTCGACGGCACGGTCGCTTCGATCAACGTGAAGACGGGTGACACGGTGGATACCGACCAGGTCATGGGCACGTTGAACTAA
- a CDS encoding sodium ion-translocating decarboxylase subunit beta, with amino-acid sequence MTWQQLVMLVLSFILMYLAIVKQFEPLLLLPISFGIFMSNLPHSGTFEYFYQLDHWYDAGVLGVMYMGVKSSFFPCMMFLAVGAMTDFGPLIANPISLLLGAAAQLGIYCAFIFANATGLFTPQQAAAIGIIGGADGPTAIYVANNLAPELVAPIAVAAYSYMALIPLIQPPIMNLLTTDKERRVKMKQLRKVSKAEKVIFPILVACLVSLLLPDVAPLLCMLMLGNLFRECGVVERLSDVAQNALCNICTIFLGLSVGATARGELFLRPQTLAIVVMGLAAFSFSTVGGVLFGKILYVVTGGKINPLIGSAGVSAVPMAARVSQTVGSKTDRTNFLLMHAMGPNVAGVIGSAVAAGFFLTFFAH; translated from the coding sequence ATGACCTGGCAGCAGCTTGTCATGCTGGTCCTCTCGTTTATCCTGATGTATCTCGCGATCGTCAAGCAGTTTGAGCCCCTTCTGCTGCTCCCGATTTCCTTTGGTATCTTCATGTCGAACCTGCCGCATTCCGGCACCTTCGAATATTTCTATCAGCTCGACCACTGGTACGATGCCGGTGTTCTCGGCGTCATGTACATGGGTGTTAAGTCCAGCTTCTTCCCCTGCATGATGTTCCTTGCGGTCGGCGCGATGACGGACTTCGGTCCGCTGATCGCAAACCCGATTTCGCTTCTGCTCGGTGCGGCTGCACAGCTCGGCATCTACTGCGCATTCATCTTTGCGAATGCGACCGGACTGTTCACCCCGCAGCAGGCTGCGGCTATCGGCATCATCGGCGGCGCAGACGGCCCGACGGCTATCTATGTCGCGAACAACCTCGCTCCCGAGCTGGTCGCACCGATCGCGGTTGCGGCGTACAGCTACATGGCGCTGATTCCGCTGATTCAGCCGCCGATCATGAACCTCCTGACGACGGACAAGGAGCGCCGCGTCAAGATGAAGCAGCTCAGAAAGGTCTCGAAGGCCGAGAAGGTTATCTTCCCGATCCTCGTTGCCTGCCTGGTCTCCCTGCTTCTCCCGGACGTTGCTCCGCTGCTCTGCATGCTGATGCTCGGCAACCTGTTCCGCGAGTGCGGCGTGGTTGAGAGACTTTCGGATGTCGCGCAGAACGCACTCTGCAACATCTGCACCATCTTCCTCGGCCTTTCGGTCGGCGCGACGGCGCGCGGCGAGCTCTTCCTTCGCCCGCAGACGCTCGCAATTGTCGTCATGGGCCTTGCGGCATTCAGTTTCTCGACTGTCGGCGGCGTGCTCTTCGGTAAGATTCTCTATGTCGTCACCGGCGGCAAGATCAACCCGCTCATCGGTTCCGCAGGCGTTTCGGCTGTTCCGATGGCAGCGCGTGTTTCCCAGACGGTCGGCTCCAAGACGGACAGAACCAACTTCCTTTTGATGCACGCAATGGGACCGAACGTGGCAGGTGTCATCGGCTCTGCGGTTGCGGCAGGATTCTTCCTGACCTTCTTCGCGCACTGA
- the gctA gene encoding glutaconate CoA-transferase subunit A codes for MNKVMSLHDAVAKYVESGDAICFGGFTTNRKPYAAVFEILRQGQTDFTVWAGPAGGDWDMMIGEGRVKAYINCYTANSGYTNVSRRFRAAIEAGTLTYEDYSQDVLMLQLHAASLGLPYLPVRLMQGSGLTDFWGISEEKRQTLDKLTNLKFAYVENPFNPGEKVVAVPTPQLDTAIIHVQKASPDGTCVIEGDEFHDVDIAVAARKVIVTCEELVSDEYIRRETSQNKVFGECVNAVVHVPFGAWPSQVYNYYDCDDKALKEYDKASKYQDKEDAERQIAKEKEKAEKKGLPYTAPVNPETFRDYLDKWVYSCKDNNDVLDKIGGAHLASLKVIPGLGYAKR; via the coding sequence TTGAATAAAGTAATGAGTTTACATGATGCTGTTGCAAAGTATGTCGAGAGCGGAGATGCGATTTGCTTCGGCGGATTTACGACGAACCGGAAGCCCTATGCGGCTGTTTTCGAGATCCTTCGTCAGGGACAGACCGATTTTACTGTCTGGGCGGGCCCGGCAGGCGGTGACTGGGATATGATGATCGGCGAGGGCCGCGTCAAGGCATACATCAACTGCTATACCGCGAACTCCGGCTACACGAACGTGTCCCGCCGCTTCCGCGCTGCAATCGAGGCAGGCACCCTGACCTACGAGGACTACTCGCAGGACGTTCTGATGCTGCAGCTTCACGCAGCTTCCCTCGGCCTTCCCTACCTTCCGGTGCGCCTCATGCAGGGCTCCGGCCTCACGGATTTCTGGGGCATCTCCGAGGAGAAGAGACAGACCCTCGACAAGCTGACCAACTTAAAGTTCGCTTATGTCGAGAACCCCTTCAACCCGGGCGAGAAGGTTGTTGCGGTTCCGACCCCGCAGCTTGACACGGCTATCATCCATGTGCAGAAGGCGTCTCCGGACGGCACCTGCGTGATCGAGGGCGATGAGTTCCACGATGTCGACATCGCGGTTGCGGCGAGAAAGGTCATTGTGACCTGCGAGGAGCTTGTGAGCGATGAGTACATCCGCCGCGAGACCTCCCAGAACAAGGTCTTCGGCGAGTGCGTCAACGCGGTTGTGCACGTGCCGTTCGGCGCTTGGCCGTCTCAGGTCTACAACTACTATGACTGCGACGACAAGGCACTGAAGGAGTACGACAAGGCTTCCAAGTACCAGGATAAGGAAGACGCAGAGCGTCAGATCGCGAAGGAGAAGGAGAAGGCTGAGAAGAAGGGCCTTCCGTACACCGCACCGGTCAATCCGGAAACCTTCCGCGATTATCTGGACAAGTGGGTTTACAGCTGCAAGGACAACAACGATGTTCTCGACAAGATCGGCGGTGCGCATCTCGCAAGCCTGAAGGTCATTCCGGGACTCGGTTACGCGAAGCGATAA
- the gctB gene encoding glutaconate CoA-transferase subunit B has protein sequence MADYTNYTKQEMQAYAIAKNIQENQIVIVGTGLPLIGASLAKRVVCPSCHPIVESGLMDCDPVEVPRSVGDLRFMAHCAVQWPNIRFVGFEANEWLHGEERLIAFIGGAQIDPYGNVNSTCIGDYNNPKTRFTGSGGANGIATYCNTVIMMQHQKRRFMDKIDYVTSPGWMDGPGGRERAGLPGNRGPQMVVTDLGIMKFDDETKRMYLAYYYPFSSPEMVKENTGFDVDVSRAKLMEGPSPEIIKLIREEIDPGQAFIKVPKQ, from the coding sequence ATGGCTGATTACACGAATTATACCAAGCAGGAGATGCAGGCTTACGCCATTGCAAAGAATATTCAGGAGAATCAGATTGTCATCGTCGGAACCGGACTTCCGCTCATCGGCGCTTCCCTTGCGAAGCGCGTGGTTTGCCCGTCCTGCCATCCGATCGTTGAGAGCGGTCTCATGGACTGCGATCCGGTTGAGGTGCCGCGTTCGGTCGGCGATCTCCGCTTCATGGCACACTGCGCGGTGCAGTGGCCGAACATCCGCTTTGTCGGCTTCGAGGCAAATGAGTGGTTGCACGGCGAGGAGCGCCTGATTGCATTCATCGGCGGCGCACAGATCGATCCCTACGGCAACGTGAACTCGACCTGCATCGGCGATTACAACAACCCGAAGACCCGTTTCACGGGCTCCGGCGGTGCGAACGGCATTGCGACCTACTGCAACACGGTCATCATGATGCAGCACCAGAAGAGAAGATTCATGGACAAGATCGACTATGTCACGAGCCCGGGCTGGATGGACGGCCCCGGCGGCAGAGAGAGAGCCGGTCTTCCGGGCAACAGAGGCCCGCAGATGGTCGTTACGGATCTCGGCATCATGAAGTTCGATGATGAGACCAAGAGAATGTACCTCGCATACTACTATCCCTTCTCCAGCCCGGAGATGGTCAAGGAGAACACGGGCTTCGATGTCGATGTCTCCAGAGCAAAGCTCATGGAGGGCCCGAGCCCGGAGATCATCAAGCTGATTCGTGAGGAAATCGACCCGGGTCAGGCGTTCATCAAGGTTCCGAAGCAGTAA
- a CDS encoding acyl-CoA carboxylase subunit beta, whose translation MSNYTMPRYFQNMQVLNVPAAKPNPENVKELKEVEQDIHARAEKLLSAGTPDDKIHAKGQYTALERINQLVDEGTFCPINTLYNPEDNAEEKIGIVSTGIVKGLGRINGKWAVIIASDNKKMAGAWVPGQADNLLRGSDTAKMLGIPLVYILNCSGVKLDEQEKVYPNRRGGGTPFYRNSELNQLGVPVIVGIYGTNPAGGGYHAISPTVLIAHEKANMAVGGAGIVGGMDSKPYVDLEGAQGMIDATRKMKNDPPGSVSIHYNVTGFFREVYAEEFGVLDSIKKYMDYMPAFNPEFFRVDTPKAPAIQGEELYDIVPRNTRRTYDMYNVLKALIDGGEFMEYKKDYGPEMITGIAKVNGLPVGVVANRQGVLAMQGYPNYPEYRGKGAMGMGGKLYRQGLIKMNEFVTLCGRDRLPILWVQDTTGIDVDNEAEKAELLGLGQSLIYSIQSTKLPMFEITLRKGTAAAHYVLGGPQGNDNNVFSIGTAATEINVMYGKTAAGAMYSRRLVKDQDSGKDLQGTIDKMNELIQHYIDTSTPAYCAKAGLVDEIVDMPKLRNYVVAFADAAYQNPKSICPVHQMILPRIIKDYDENGQNAKTAGAKA comes from the coding sequence ATGAGTAATTACACCATGCCGCGCTACTTCCAGAACATGCAGGTTCTGAATGTGCCGGCTGCAAAACCGAATCCGGAGAACGTGAAAGAGTTAAAGGAAGTCGAGCAGGACATCCACGCACGCGCAGAGAAGCTTCTCTCTGCGGGTACGCCGGATGACAAGATTCACGCGAAGGGCCAGTACACGGCACTCGAGAGAATCAATCAGCTCGTTGACGAGGGCACCTTCTGCCCGATCAACACGCTCTACAACCCGGAGGACAATGCGGAGGAGAAGATCGGTATCGTCTCCACCGGTATTGTCAAGGGCCTTGGTCGCATCAACGGCAAGTGGGCTGTGATCATCGCATCCGACAACAAGAAGATGGCGGGCGCTTGGGTTCCCGGCCAGGCAGACAACCTGCTCCGCGGTTCCGACACGGCGAAGATGCTCGGCATTCCGCTGGTCTACATCCTGAACTGCTCCGGCGTTAAGCTCGACGAGCAGGAGAAGGTTTACCCGAACCGCAGAGGCGGCGGCACGCCCTTCTACCGCAACTCTGAGCTGAACCAGCTCGGCGTTCCGGTCATTGTCGGTATCTACGGCACGAACCCGGCGGGCGGCGGCTATCACGCAATTTCCCCGACCGTTCTGATTGCGCACGAGAAGGCAAACATGGCAGTCGGCGGCGCAGGCATTGTCGGCGGCATGGATTCCAAGCCGTACGTGGACCTCGAGGGTGCACAGGGCATGATCGATGCGACCAGAAAGATGAAGAACGACCCGCCGGGCTCCGTCTCCATCCACTACAACGTGACCGGTTTCTTCCGCGAGGTCTATGCGGAGGAGTTCGGCGTTCTGGATTCCATCAAGAAGTACATGGACTACATGCCGGCATTCAATCCGGAGTTCTTCCGGGTCGATACGCCGAAGGCACCGGCAATTCAGGGCGAAGAGCTCTATGACATCGTGCCGCGCAACACCCGCCGCACCTATGACATGTACAATGTCTTGAAGGCGCTCATCGACGGCGGCGAGTTCATGGAGTACAAGAAGGACTACGGCCCGGAGATGATCACCGGTATCGCAAAGGTCAACGGCCTTCCGGTCGGTGTCGTCGCAAACCGTCAGGGTGTGCTCGCAATGCAGGGCTACCCGAACTATCCGGAGTACAGAGGCAAGGGCGCTATGGGTATGGGCGGTAAGCTCTACCGTCAGGGCCTGATCAAGATGAACGAGTTCGTGACCCTCTGCGGCCGCGACCGTCTCCCGATCCTCTGGGTGCAGGATACGACCGGTATCGATGTCGACAACGAGGCGGAGAAGGCAGAGCTGCTTGGTCTCGGCCAGAGCTTGATCTACTCGATCCAGTCCACGAAGCTCCCGATGTTCGAGATCACGCTCCGCAAGGGTACCGCAGCGGCTCATTACGTGCTCGGCGGCCCGCAGGGCAATGACAACAACGTCTTCTCGATCGGTACGGCTGCAACCGAGATCAACGTCATGTACGGCAAGACCGCTGCAGGCGCAATGTACAGCCGCCGCCTCGTGAAGGATCAGGATTCCGGCAAGGATCTCCAGGGCACCATCGACAAGATGAACGAGCTGATTCAGCACTACATCGACACCTCCACCCCGGCTTACTGCGCGAAGGCAGGCCTGGTTGACGAGATTGTCGATATGCCGAAGCTCAGAAATTACGTCGTGGCATTTGCGGATGCTGCTTACCAGAATCCGAAGTCCATTTGCCCGGTTCACCAGATGATTCTCCCGAGAATTATCAAGGACTATGACGAGAACGGCCAGAACGCGAAGACCGCGGGAGCTAAGGCTTAA
- the hgdC gene encoding (R)-2-hydroxyglutaryl-CoA dehydratase activase HgdC, whose product MAIFTLGIDVGSTASKCIMLKDGKEIVSKSLVSVGTGTSGPQRAIEEVLKNAGKTREEMDYTLATGYGRNSLEGIADKQMSELSCHARGAYFLFPKVHTVIDIGGQDVKVLKIENGAMVNFQMNDKCAAGTGRFLDVMARVLEVNIEDLEKLSAESTKRIGISSTCTVFAESEVISQLAQGTDKRDIIAGIHRAIAGRVAGLAHRVGLVPDVVMTGGVAQNHGLVLALEEQLNCEIKTSPLTQYNGALGAALFAYQGALKHAKA is encoded by the coding sequence ATGGCAATTTTTACGCTGGGTATTGACGTCGGTTCCACTGCCTCCAAGTGCATCATGTTAAAGGACGGCAAGGAAATCGTATCGAAATCCTTGGTGAGCGTGGGGACCGGTACATCCGGTCCCCAGCGCGCCATCGAGGAGGTTCTGAAGAATGCAGGCAAGACGCGCGAGGAGATGGATTACACGCTCGCAACCGGCTACGGCCGCAACTCCCTTGAGGGCATTGCGGACAAGCAGATGAGTGAGCTCTCCTGCCACGCGAGAGGCGCATACTTCCTCTTCCCGAAGGTGCACACCGTCATCGACATCGGCGGCCAGGACGTTAAGGTCTTAAAGATTGAAAATGGCGCTATGGTCAACTTCCAGATGAACGACAAGTGCGCGGCGGGAACGGGACGCTTTTTGGATGTCATGGCGCGGGTTCTTGAGGTCAACATTGAGGATCTCGAGAAGCTCTCGGCGGAGTCCACGAAGCGCATCGGTATCAGTTCCACCTGCACGGTCTTTGCGGAGAGTGAGGTTATCAGCCAGCTCGCGCAGGGCACCGACAAGCGGGACATCATTGCGGGCATTCACAGAGCAATTGCGGGCAGAGTCGCAGGACTCGCGCACCGCGTGGGTCTCGTGCCGGACGTTGTCATGACGGGCGGCGTTGCGCAGAACCACGGTCTGGTGCTCGCACTGGAAGAACAGCTGAACTGTGAGATCAAGACCTCACCGCTCACGCAGTACAACGGTGCGCTCGGTGCGGCGCTGTTTGCATATCAGGGTGCGTTAAAGCACGCAAAGGCATAA